The DNA window TCAAATGTTGACCCCTCACAGTTGGATGGTTCTGCAATAGATATGGCGTATGGTCTTTGGAGTACAAAAATACGATACATCGGTGTTGGAGCAATGATTGTTGGAGGTGTTGCATCAATTTTTAAAGTGCGGCACAGTATGGTAGATGCTGTTAAGGAACTTTTTGCCCAGATGTCGAATTTATCAAATTCAGAAAATGTTCCTGAAACAGAAAAAAATATTCCTGGTAAAGCGATTATCGCATTAACTGTTGCAACCTTGCTTACTGTGGCAGGTACATATTATCAACTGCTGAACCATGATATTAAAATAACCCTGCTCACAACGATGATTATATTTGTTGCATCTTTCTTTTTTACTGCTGTGGCTAGTTATATTGTAGGCTTGGTAGGTAACTCCAACAGTCCTGTTTCCGGTATGACAATAACTGCAGTATTGATGACAGGGCTTCTTCTATATGTTTTTGGTTTTACCGGAACTCAAGGTATTGTTGCGGTGTTAGTTGTAGCGGGTGTTGTTTGTTGTGTGTGTTGTACTGCTGGAGATGTTTGTAATGATCTGAAAACAGGACAACTGGTGGGAGCGAGCCCAAGAAAACAACAATGGATGCAGATTATCGGTGTTGTTGTTGCGTCTTTTGTGATGGCGCCAGTTTTAACAGCCATCCATGAAGGCTCTATTAATGCCGGTACTGGCGGAATTGGTGGAAAAGATTTACCTGCGCCTCAAGCGGGTCTTTTTGCTTCTTTAGCAGAAGGTTTTTTTGGTGATGTTGCATTACCATGGGACTATATCGCTGCAGGTGCCATCATAGCGGTCTTAATTTTGGTTGCTAATAAACTTTTTGAGGCCAGTAAAAGCTCTATTCAGTTGTACGTTATGCCTGTCGCTGTAGGAATTTACTTGCCTGTTGGTATCTCTGTTCCCATTATGTTGGGTGGAGTTATGCATTACTTGGTTTCTAAAGCAGGAAATAATAATAAACAAGGTCTTAAAAAGGGAACCTTGATATCATCAGGGTTGATTGCTGGGGAATCACTCATGGGGGTTATTTTAGCCATCTTCGCCTATAAGAATATAACAGGGCCAGCATGGGATGTTTCTCAAACGCTTACAGCAATATTGGGGACTGTGGTGACATTTGGTGTAGCTTATTGGATTTATAAAGCATCTAAAACAGATAAAGCCTAAAAAAACTAAATCTACTTAAACCGATTTATAAAGATTTTAGGAGAGCGTTTTGAAGCCTATAGAAGGACTCAATTAATGCAAGATCAAGATGTGTTTGATAAAGGCGAGGTTAAAAAAAATGCCTTGGCTAATTTTAAAAAAGGAATAAATACATCTTTATCTACTTAACTTTATAAAATCCTTAGAGGTGGAGGCTTGTTAGGCTTTTTAGAGCCCCTCGTTCCTGGAGTTGAAACCTTTAGCCCAATTCATGAAATAAAAACCAACAAAAAGAACTCTTGCAAGAATACATAAGAAAAGTCAAACACA is part of the bacterium genome and encodes:
- a CDS encoding oligopeptide transporter, OPT family; the protein is MQKNQIKEFSLFSVFLGIILSIVMGAANVYLGLKVGMTVSASIPAAVIALGILRGIFRRKSILEANLVQTSASAGESLAAGVIFTMPALILIGIWTEFDFWTTTLVSMTGGLLGILFMIPMRKVFVVESNELKYPEGVACAEILTASEDDDEDSASNLKMLFAAVGIGGLFEFGKKFFHIISSTVEGAAIFGKKLFCFGFDVSPALIGVGYIVGLSVATQVFLGGCIGWLIAIPVISNVDPSQLDGSAIDMAYGLWSTKIRYIGVGAMIVGGVASIFKVRHSMVDAVKELFAQMSNLSNSENVPETEKNIPGKAIIALTVATLLTVAGTYYQLLNHDIKITLLTTMIIFVASFFFTAVASYIVGLVGNSNSPVSGMTITAVLMTGLLLYVFGFTGTQGIVAVLVVAGVVCCVCCTAGDVCNDLKTGQLVGASPRKQQWMQIIGVVVASFVMAPVLTAIHEGSINAGTGGIGGKDLPAPQAGLFASLAEGFFGDVALPWDYIAAGAIIAVLILVANKLFEASKSSIQLYVMPVAVGIYLPVGISVPIMLGGVMHYLVSKAGNNNKQGLKKGTLISSGLIAGESLMGVILAIFAYKNITGPAWDVSQTLTAILGTVVTFGVAYWIYKASKTDKA